The genomic interval CTCCTGCTCTGTTGTCAGAGTTTCTTCCCTATATTTTGTTGCAGCAGCTGCGCTTGAGGgggttcattttcattttggcAGCACACCCAGACTTTTGGTTCCAACTTCTGATTCTCGCGCGGCCCGTATTGCCAAAAACTGCTGTTCTTTGGATGCTTCACAAATAAATTAAGAAGATGCGGCCGTGATtgggtcttttttttcctctggagGTGGTGTTATTATTCTCGCTGTAGTGGCATCGCTGCTGCATCGCTGCACAGGAAGCGACGTGTTGCCGTGGAGGTCACGGACAAATTCCTCACTCGGCTGCTTTTCTACACCAGCAGGTGTTATGGATCCGCAGCGTTTCCTGTGCTGGAGAGTGCTCCTACTGCTTCTCTCGAGTAAgactttctgttgttgttgctttcaAAAGGAACTACAGGAGGAAAATAATATGTCCTTCACTTAATGAGGCAaacgcttgtgtgtgttttatgactTCTGTCCCACCATGAGGAATCTCtgttaatataaacaaagcctgttttataatactttttaaaaatagtCTTAAAACATCCTTTTATTGACAAAACTAGAGTTGTGATCATAATGAAGCATCCTCTGTCTGTCAGCTCGGACACTAGGTTAATACTTACCAGGTCCCACGAAGCTCCTACACAGATTTGGGATATTGATGTGGTTTGATTGATATCACATTAGCCAATCTGTCACGCTAAATAAATCACCTCTCAACAGAACGCAGCCATACGCATTCATAAAGTATAcgctgaggacagagagagcGCTGGCTGTGCGTTTTCTTTATTAGCCCAAATAATCCTAGGTCCTGCAGGggacaaaggtcaaaggtcaccgtgcGCTGACCGGACCTCTCCTCGTCCACAGCGTCGCGTGGGCTCCTCGTGTCGGTGCACATCCTGAACGAGCAGCCCGTGTACGTGATCCCCGGCTCCAGCCTGGTCCTGAGGGCCCGCGTGGACCCGGGGCCCCCGCAGGCGCCGCCCGCCGTGACCTGGGAGCGGGAGCCCGAGTCCGGAGCCGCCGGCGCCAGAGAGACGCTGGCCACGTGCCCGGGCGGGAGCGGCGGGTGCGCGGGCGCGAGGCCGGGGGTCCGCGCCGgcgtggagcagctggaggccacgCTGCAGGTCAGCGGATACGGCCGGGCGGACGGCGGCGTGTACGTGGTGACGGTGAGGGACCGCGAGGGGGCCACGGCCACGGCGCGCTGCATAGTCAGGGAGTACGGTAGGTTCATCAGCATTAACCACGGACCTGAGCATCTGAAGAGGTTTATCTTCACGCTGATGCTTATTTCTAACTGTTTGAAATCAATTTGTGTTTTTGAACAAATGTCAGACGACATCGTGGGCTCTGTGGAACCCGCATCTGCATCTCCTCCGTCTGTGACATTGATTAATTGTAAAGTAGATTAATGGACCGTTAGAACTTATTAGATTCACTCTGACTGTACATACAGATCATTACGAGCCCATTTATTACAGGCGGCGGAGGAGTCTTAAGGTTAGAACAGAACGCTGGTAGAACTTTTaaaaacgcagcagcagcacttctACGGCGTCGGCTGCTTACATTtcacagaggcagaaacactTCAAGAATCCATCAGCTGACTGCGTCTGGCCTCTCTGCAGTTACCTCTAACAATCACCAACAGCATAATGAACGCGCTCTAATTTCCCGCCGGCAGGCATTGTTTCTTCTGATGGAGATGTCTCATTTCATAATGAAGCGCTTTAAATTGAATTTGCCTATAGGCTTTgctttcattctctctctctctctctctctctctctctctctctctctctctctctctctctctctctctctctctctctctctctctcgctcgccctctctctccctctggttCTCTGTCAAAGCGTCTTTGCTTTAACTCTCATCTCTTCGCTCTAACAGCGTCCGTTCGTCAGGCTTTTCCCATTATCGCCCTCTCCCTCGCTGTCGTCTCTCTAGTTTCTGGCAGCATTAAAACATCTCAGCTTGGACCCTCTTCTGCAGCCGCGCGCCATTGTTCTCATGCAGTAACAGAGCCCTCTGCGTGTCCACCgcccgtctccccctctctctctttgcagaGGCCGTGCACCACGTCTCCATCGGCGTCAACGCCTCGCACTCGGCGCTGGTCTGAAGCCCCGCTTCAGCTGGCTCCACGAGCGGGCAGCGGTCACCGGCGCCGTGGGGAGGGTCTCCGGGGACGGGTCCACGCTGCTGGTCACCATGACGCCCATGTGTGGCCACTTCACCTGCATGGTCAGCAACAAACTGGGCTCCAGCTCTGCCACCTACGCAGGTCCGAACCCACTGGTTCTGTGTGCGCTGGCTCCTTATTCGCCCGGTGCGCACTCGGTCCCCGCGTCCTTGtactgtgttgtctgtctgagcGCGTATCTCTGGTGGCGTTTCAGTGATAAAGGATTTTCCACAGCCCCATCAATAAATCACTAGCGCTGCTGCTAAACAGGCGAGACGAACGCTCAGCGTCTGCCGAGAGGCGCGATGAGTTGGAGGAAAGCGGTCCTCTcgtctcatcctcatcctcatcctttcCTGTCTCCCACCCCACAGCCCCTTGCGAGGTGGCGGCCGGGGGGGCGACGGCAGCCGTGGCCTGTCTGACCgtcgtgatgctgctgctcggAGGAGCGCTGGCATTTCTGCTGTTCAGGTACGTTCCAGCACCGCCTCCATCTCGTTTCAGGCTCGCGCAGagaggaaacacaagcagctcGTAGCCGCTTCGAGGCCGGATCTGAAGAAAAGGCTCCgtgacgccggcgccgcccacGCGACGTGGGACACGTTGAGCCGTGACAGCGTCTGCTGACGGAACCATTGTCCCGCT from Betta splendens chromosome 16, fBetSpl5.4, whole genome shotgun sequence carries:
- the si:dkeyp-97a10.2 gene encoding uncharacterized protein si:dkeyp-97a10.2 — translated: MDPQRFLCWRVLLLLLSTSRGLLVSVHILNEQPVYVIPGSSLVLRARVDPGPPQAPPAVTWEREPESGAAGARETLATCPGGSGGCAGARPGVRAGVEQLEATLQVSGYGRADGGVYVVTVRDREGATATARCIVREYEAVHHVSIGVNASHSALV